A genomic stretch from Glaciecola nitratireducens FR1064 includes:
- a CDS encoding DUF938 domain-containing protein: MEPKPFSQACENNKEPILQVLKKAFANVHNVLEVGSGTGQHAVYFAPNLAHLQWHCSDVEDYHEGINQWLDEIPSENLHRPFTLKLARDEWISKAPNTLQPFDGIYTANTAHIMLEHEIKVLMQLVAQHLPNNGVFCQYGPFIVDGKFTSESNQEFHEKLIANGRGGYRDIEQLASWAPQLALSEKLDMPANNMMLVWRTK; encoded by the coding sequence ATGGAACCGAAGCCGTTTAGCCAAGCGTGTGAAAATAACAAAGAACCGATATTACAGGTGCTTAAAAAAGCGTTTGCAAACGTTCACAACGTGCTAGAAGTGGGTTCGGGTACGGGCCAACATGCTGTGTACTTTGCCCCTAATTTGGCGCATTTACAGTGGCATTGTTCTGATGTTGAAGATTATCACGAGGGTATTAATCAGTGGCTTGATGAAATTCCAAGTGAAAACCTGCATCGCCCGTTCACTTTAAAACTCGCCCGTGATGAGTGGATAAGTAAAGCACCAAATACTTTACAGCCTTTCGATGGCATATATACCGCAAATACAGCGCATATAATGCTTGAACACGAGATTAAGGTGTTAATGCAGCTAGTTGCTCAACATTTACCAAATAACGGCGTATTTTGCCAATACGGGCCATTTATTGTGGATGGCAAGTTTACGAGTGAAAGCAATCAAGAATTTCATGAAAAACTGATTGCAAACGGGCGAGGAGGCTATCGAGATATAGAGCAGCTTGCTTCTTGGGCGCCGCAGTTAGCGCTGAGCGAGAAACTTGATATGCCGGCGAATAATATGATGTTGGTCTGGCGCACTAAATAA
- the metH gene encoding methionine synthase has translation MTADFSSFINVGERTNVTGSAMFKRLIMEDDFEAALDVARQQVANGAQIIDINMDEAMLDSEAAMVRFLNLIASEPDISRVPIMIDSSKWSIIEAGLKCVQGKAIVNSISLKEGEELFLAQAKKIKRYGAATVVMAFDEKGQADTQKRKFEICKRSYKLLVDKLNFPPEDIIFDPNIFAVATGIEEHNNYAVDFIEATREIRENLPHCHVSGGLSNISFSFRGNNPVREAMHSVFLFYAIRAGMDMGIVNAGQLEVYDQIPTELRDAVEDVILNRHPDATDKLLELAPKYQGDGKAAAKEDLAWREYPVSKRLEHALVKGITDYIIDDTEEARLAAERPLHVIEGPLMDGMNVVGDLFGEGKMFLPQVVKSARVMKKAVAHLQPYIEAEKSGVRSSNGKIIMATVKGDVHDIGKNIVGVVLQCNNFEVIDLGVMVPAAKILQVAKDENADMIGLSGLITPSLDEMVQVAKEMQRLKMDLPLLIGGATTSKAHTAVKIEQNYDHPVVYVPNASRAVGVCQKLISKEHRGAYAEQISAEYEKVRIAHAKKTPRTKAINFSDAKTNKFSCDWASYKPAKPNFLGVKTVEADLNTLREYIDWTPFFLTWSLAGKYPRILNDEIVGEEAKSVFKDANDMLDSLCANKKLKAKGRVGIFPANSQGEDVLVFSADSHVGADDAQSSENTDVQNITGTEIGVAHHLRQQTHKPKGPNYCLSDFVMPLSQRRTDYMGAFAVTAGIGEDELAKAYEDDGDDYNSIMSKAIADRLAEAFAEYLHQQVRKELWGYAKDESLDNEALIGEKYQGIRPAPGYAACPEHTEKQLIWDLLDVEASIGMQLTSSYAMWPGASVSGWYFAHPEARYFAVAKIQQDQLKDYAQRKSWTQAEAEKWLLPNLNA, from the coding sequence GTGACTGCTGATTTTTCAAGTTTTATTAATGTAGGTGAGCGAACCAACGTAACCGGTTCGGCAATGTTCAAACGTCTGATTATGGAAGACGACTTTGAAGCTGCTTTGGACGTTGCGCGCCAGCAAGTGGCCAACGGCGCTCAAATTATCGATATCAACATGGATGAAGCCATGTTGGATTCAGAAGCGGCGATGGTGCGCTTCTTGAACTTAATTGCATCCGAGCCTGACATTTCGCGTGTACCGATCATGATTGATTCCTCTAAATGGTCAATTATCGAAGCGGGATTAAAGTGTGTTCAAGGCAAAGCAATTGTTAACTCCATTAGCTTAAAAGAGGGCGAAGAGCTGTTTTTGGCACAGGCGAAAAAGATTAAACGCTACGGTGCAGCAACGGTGGTAATGGCGTTTGATGAAAAAGGCCAAGCAGACACGCAAAAGCGCAAGTTCGAAATTTGTAAACGCAGCTATAAATTGTTAGTGGATAAGCTTAACTTTCCGCCCGAAGACATTATTTTCGACCCCAATATATTTGCGGTGGCTACCGGTATTGAAGAACACAATAATTATGCCGTGGACTTTATAGAAGCAACCCGCGAAATTCGAGAAAACTTGCCGCATTGTCATGTATCTGGAGGCTTGTCTAATATCTCATTCTCGTTTCGTGGCAACAACCCCGTGCGTGAAGCGATGCACAGCGTATTTTTGTTTTACGCAATTCGTGCAGGCATGGACATGGGGATTGTGAATGCGGGTCAGCTAGAAGTGTACGATCAGATCCCTACAGAGCTTCGTGATGCCGTTGAAGATGTCATTCTCAACCGTCATCCCGATGCTACTGATAAATTACTTGAATTAGCGCCTAAGTACCAAGGCGACGGAAAAGCCGCCGCGAAAGAAGATTTAGCTTGGCGCGAGTATCCCGTCAGTAAACGCTTGGAACATGCTCTAGTCAAAGGCATTACTGACTATATTATTGATGATACCGAAGAGGCTCGTCTTGCTGCTGAGCGTCCACTGCACGTTATTGAAGGTCCTTTGATGGATGGCATGAACGTTGTTGGTGATTTGTTCGGCGAAGGCAAAATGTTTTTGCCGCAGGTGGTGAAGTCGGCACGCGTCATGAAAAAAGCCGTGGCGCATTTGCAGCCTTACATTGAAGCTGAAAAATCAGGCGTGCGCAGTTCCAACGGTAAAATTATCATGGCGACCGTTAAAGGCGATGTGCACGATATCGGTAAAAATATTGTTGGCGTTGTGCTGCAGTGTAACAATTTTGAAGTTATCGATTTAGGCGTCATGGTGCCTGCAGCAAAAATTTTGCAGGTAGCTAAAGACGAAAATGCCGACATGATTGGATTGTCCGGTCTTATAACACCTTCATTAGATGAGATGGTGCAAGTAGCAAAAGAAATGCAGCGCTTGAAAATGGATTTACCGCTACTCATTGGCGGTGCGACAACATCAAAAGCGCATACTGCTGTGAAGATAGAACAAAATTACGATCATCCGGTGGTGTATGTTCCCAATGCGAGTCGTGCTGTTGGCGTATGCCAGAAGCTTATTTCAAAAGAGCATCGCGGTGCTTATGCTGAGCAAATTTCAGCCGAGTATGAAAAGGTGCGTATTGCCCACGCAAAGAAAACACCGCGTACAAAAGCGATTAACTTTAGTGATGCAAAAACCAATAAATTTAGCTGTGACTGGGCTAGCTATAAACCAGCAAAACCAAACTTTTTGGGTGTTAAGACCGTTGAAGCGGACTTAAATACGCTGAGAGAGTACATTGATTGGACTCCGTTTTTCTTAACGTGGTCACTTGCAGGCAAATACCCTCGCATTCTCAATGACGAGATTGTCGGGGAAGAAGCAAAAAGCGTATTCAAAGACGCGAATGACATGCTCGATAGTTTGTGTGCGAATAAAAAGCTTAAAGCGAAAGGGCGAGTCGGGATATTTCCTGCTAATTCCCAAGGCGAAGATGTTTTGGTGTTTAGTGCGGATTCTCATGTTGGGGCTGATGACGCTCAATCATCAGAAAATACTGATGTTCAGAATATAACAGGCACAGAGATAGGCGTTGCACATCATCTGCGCCAACAAACACATAAGCCAAAAGGTCCAAATTACTGTTTGAGTGATTTTGTCATGCCGTTGTCCCAGCGTCGCACTGATTATATGGGCGCGTTTGCGGTGACTGCTGGTATCGGTGAAGATGAATTAGCCAAAGCTTATGAAGACGACGGTGATGACTATAACTCAATTATGAGTAAAGCGATTGCCGACAGGCTCGCCGAAGCATTTGCGGAATACCTGCATCAGCAAGTGCGTAAAGAGCTATGGGGATATGCCAAAGATGAGAGCTTAGATAACGAAGCGCTAATTGGTGAAAAGTACCAAGGGATACGTCCTGCACCTGGCTATGCCGCTTGCCCAGAACACACAGAAAAACAGCTAATTTGGGATTTGCTCGATGTTGAGGCAAGCATTGGCATGCAGTTAACCTCAAGTTACGCTATGTGGCCAGGCGCATCGGTTTCAGGTTGGTATTTTGCGCATCCGGAAGCGCGTTATTTTGCGGTTGCAAAAATTCAACAGGACCAGCTTAAAGACTATGCGCAGCGCAAGTCTTGGACGCAGGCCGAGGCTGAAAAGTGGTTACTACCGAATTTGAATGCTTAA
- a CDS encoding homocysteine S-methyltransferase family protein has product MSKTTNNLDLLTSIARERILILDGAMGTMIQKCQLDEAEYRGEQYKNWHCDVKGNNDLLSITQPDIIRNIHREYLAAGADIIETNTFNATSISMSDYDMQDESRQINLSAAKLAREAADEYSAKTPDKPRFVAGVIGPTSRTASISPDVNDPGKRNVHFDELVEAYKESTHALIEGKVDIILVETIFDTLNAKAAVYAVEEVFEELGIILPVMISGTITDASGRTLSGQTSEAFYYSMRHVNPFSVGLNCALGPDLLRQYVAEIARIAQCNVSAHPNAGLPNEFGEYDMEAEELSEHLKEWGQSGLVNILGGCCGSTPEHIRQVAQAVSGLPPRQIPDIEVKMRLSGLEPFVH; this is encoded by the coding sequence GTGAGCAAAACCACAAATAACCTAGACCTCTTAACTAGCATAGCTAGAGAGCGCATATTAATACTGGATGGCGCCATGGGTACCATGATACAGAAGTGTCAACTTGATGAGGCTGAATATCGCGGCGAACAATATAAAAATTGGCATTGTGATGTGAAAGGGAATAATGACCTATTGTCTATAACGCAGCCAGACATTATCAGAAACATTCACCGAGAATACCTTGCTGCAGGTGCTGATATCATTGAAACCAACACCTTTAATGCTACGAGCATTTCAATGTCAGATTACGATATGCAGGATGAATCTCGTCAAATTAATTTAAGCGCAGCTAAATTAGCGCGAGAAGCGGCTGATGAATATAGTGCGAAAACGCCGGATAAGCCTCGTTTTGTTGCTGGGGTTATTGGTCCAACTAGCCGCACCGCGTCTATTTCACCCGACGTTAACGACCCTGGTAAGCGCAATGTACACTTTGATGAGCTTGTTGAAGCCTACAAAGAATCAACACATGCTCTCATCGAGGGAAAAGTAGATATCATACTTGTTGAAACTATTTTCGACACCTTAAATGCAAAAGCTGCAGTGTATGCAGTAGAAGAAGTATTTGAAGAGTTGGGTATCATCCTACCCGTGATGATTTCAGGAACAATTACAGACGCTTCCGGACGCACTTTATCGGGACAAACTTCTGAGGCGTTTTATTATTCAATGCGCCACGTTAATCCATTTTCTGTTGGTTTGAATTGCGCGTTGGGACCTGACCTGCTGCGTCAGTATGTGGCTGAAATTGCGCGTATTGCGCAGTGCAATGTGTCTGCTCATCCGAATGCGGGTTTACCCAATGAGTTCGGCGAATACGACATGGAAGCAGAAGAGCTTTCCGAGCACTTAAAAGAATGGGGACAATCAGGCCTTGTGAATATTTTAGGTGGTTGCTGCGGCAGCACGCCGGAGCATATTCGACAAGTTGCCCAGGCGGTATCTGGTTTGCCGCCGCGTCAAATACCTGACATCGAAGTTAAAATGCGTTTATCCGGCTTAGAGCCCTTTGTTCATTAG
- a CDS encoding homoserine O-succinyltransferase, translating to MPIKIPSDLPALDVLLQENIFAMDSNRAASQNIRPLEVGILNLMPNKIETEIQILRLLSNTPIQINVDLIRIDETTPKNTPKSHMDAFYHEFSEVSDKNYDGWIVTGAPLGLLEYEDVKYWDKMTELLDWAQENVQSTIFLCWAAHAAMYHFYGVQRQLRANKLSGVFEHDVVQANDELMRGFDPHFWAPHSRVGEILLEDYEKVPGLKVLAQSDVAGTYISATDDRRLVFVTGHPEYDPNTLALEYERDVEAGLEPVVPSNYFTNNDPSQEPIVRWKSHGSLLLTNWLNYYVYQNTPYDLSTLRRREC from the coding sequence ATGCCCATTAAAATTCCGTCCGATCTGCCAGCTTTAGATGTGCTACTGCAAGAAAACATCTTTGCCATGGACAGTAACCGCGCTGCTAGCCAAAACATTCGTCCGCTAGAAGTTGGGATATTGAATTTAATGCCGAATAAAATTGAAACTGAAATTCAGATTCTACGATTATTATCAAATACGCCGATTCAAATTAACGTTGACTTAATCCGGATTGATGAGACAACGCCGAAAAATACCCCGAAGTCGCATATGGACGCTTTCTATCATGAGTTTAGCGAAGTATCGGATAAAAACTATGATGGTTGGATTGTAACCGGTGCGCCTCTTGGACTACTCGAATATGAGGACGTTAAGTACTGGGATAAGATGACCGAGCTGCTAGATTGGGCGCAAGAAAATGTGCAGTCGACAATCTTTTTATGCTGGGCTGCTCATGCTGCAATGTATCATTTTTACGGTGTGCAGCGTCAATTGCGAGCCAATAAGTTATCGGGAGTGTTCGAACATGATGTAGTACAAGCAAACGATGAGTTAATGCGTGGTTTTGATCCGCACTTTTGGGCACCGCATAGTCGAGTTGGTGAAATCCTGCTCGAAGATTATGAAAAAGTACCTGGCTTAAAGGTATTGGCGCAATCAGACGTTGCAGGCACCTACATTAGCGCTACTGATGATCGTCGTTTGGTTTTCGTGACCGGTCATCCGGAATACGATCCAAATACACTAGCGCTCGAATATGAACGTGATGTAGAGGCAGGCCTAGAACCTGTTGTTCCAAGTAACTATTTTACTAACAACGATCCGAGTCAGGAACCAATAGTGCGCTGGAAGTCACATGGCAGCTTACTATTAACGAATTGGCTTAATTACTATGTTTATCAAAATACACCTTACGATTTAAGCACACTTAGACGACGTGAATGCTAG
- a CDS encoding DUF2802 domain-containing protein, with amino-acid sequence MQEISMINMVLLCISFVGLGIAIIAIQSNRKLSLRLNKALELINSLYKTNEAHQSKLYALEQIQKDSYEQNKQRLTIELDSAVSAFTANITQTHAAEIEALKFDIDKLMAQIDELSQQDPAAKMYAKAHSLVASGASINEIIDACDLPKAEVEVLMGFQEKARK; translated from the coding sequence ATGCAAGAAATTTCAATGATCAACATGGTGCTCCTTTGTATATCTTTTGTTGGCTTAGGGATTGCGATAATTGCTATTCAGTCGAATAGAAAGCTTAGCCTGCGGTTGAACAAAGCGCTCGAACTTATCAATAGCCTCTATAAAACCAATGAAGCTCATCAATCCAAGCTATACGCTTTAGAGCAAATCCAAAAAGATTCATATGAGCAAAACAAACAAAGACTTACCATTGAGTTGGATAGTGCGGTTTCTGCTTTTACAGCGAATATTACGCAAACCCATGCGGCCGAAATAGAAGCGCTTAAATTTGATATTGATAAGTTGATGGCACAAATTGATGAGCTTTCTCAACAAGACCCTGCAGCAAAAATGTATGCGAAGGCGCACAGTCTCGTTGCATCTGGTGCTAGTATCAATGAAATCATCGACGCCTGCGACCTACCGAAAGCCGAAGTAGAGGTGTTAATGGGATTTCAGGAAAAAGCGCGCAAATAA
- a CDS encoding chemotaxis protein CheW: MNQDRTKIAASDPNDEVLQWVTYRLDEETYGINVMQVQEVLRYTEIAPVPGAPDYVLGIINLRGNVVTVIDTRSRFGLPPTDITDNTRIVIIESDEQVVGILVDSVAEVVYLRSSEIDSTPNVGTEESAKFIQGVSNRNGSLLILVDLNKLLSDEEWDEMSSL, translated from the coding sequence ATGAACCAAGATAGAACAAAGATTGCCGCTAGCGACCCAAATGATGAGGTGTTGCAATGGGTAACTTATCGCCTAGATGAGGAAACTTATGGGATCAATGTTATGCAAGTTCAGGAAGTCTTGCGTTACACAGAAATAGCGCCAGTTCCTGGTGCCCCCGATTATGTGCTTGGGATTATCAACTTACGCGGTAATGTCGTTACTGTCATTGATACTAGGTCGCGCTTCGGTTTGCCACCAACAGACATAACTGACAATACACGTATTGTCATAATTGAGTCGGATGAGCAAGTGGTTGGGATTCTCGTTGATAGTGTCGCTGAAGTTGTCTATTTACGCTCATCTGAAATTGATAGCACGCCAAATGTAGGGACCGAAGAAAGCGCTAAGTTTATACAAGGCGTAAGCAATAGAAACGGAAGTCTTCTTATCTTGGTTGACCTCAATAAGTTATTGAGTGACGAAGAATGGGACGAAATGAGCAGTTTATAA
- a CDS encoding chemotaxis protein CheW — MKDKNEFAKENVVEDYLADLLTESVPESIFDKAAAQKLLDQASEKRQEELNRLLEKNTEIKSEQSPEPFLKAIVEPETTNLGFQQQIIEQDDKEIQIQVETETSRLEVSAPTSLQDSLDERFQALFFEVAGLTLAVPLIELGGIHEITKIAPLIGKPNWFMGVMLKNEDKFNVVDSARWVMPEKYDEKMAEDLNYRFLINLGKTPWGLACEKLVNTVELNKSDVKWRNNSGKRPWLAGMVKERMCALINVEELVEMLKAGLGSK, encoded by the coding sequence ATGAAGGATAAGAATGAATTTGCCAAAGAAAACGTGGTAGAGGATTATCTCGCTGATTTGCTAACTGAATCAGTTCCTGAATCTATTTTTGATAAAGCTGCTGCGCAAAAATTGTTAGATCAAGCCAGTGAAAAGCGACAAGAGGAACTGAATAGGCTTCTTGAAAAAAATACGGAAATAAAATCTGAGCAGTCACCTGAGCCGTTTTTAAAGGCGATAGTTGAACCAGAAACAACAAATTTAGGTTTTCAGCAGCAGATAATTGAACAAGATGATAAAGAAATTCAAATTCAGGTCGAAACAGAGACAAGTAGGTTGGAAGTTTCGGCACCAACAAGTTTGCAAGATTCGCTCGATGAGCGTTTTCAAGCGCTGTTTTTTGAAGTAGCCGGCTTAACGTTAGCCGTTCCGTTGATTGAGTTAGGCGGAATACATGAAATCACGAAAATCGCGCCTCTAATCGGAAAACCGAACTGGTTTATGGGGGTCATGTTGAAAAATGAAGATAAGTTTAATGTCGTAGACTCTGCTCGATGGGTGATGCCAGAGAAATACGACGAAAAGATGGCAGAAGATTTGAATTATCGATTCTTGATTAACTTGGGTAAAACGCCTTGGGGCCTTGCTTGCGAAAAGTTGGTTAATACCGTTGAACTGAATAAGTCTGACGTGAAGTGGCGAAATAATTCAGGTAAACGGCCGTGGTTGGCAGGCATGGTAAAAGAAAGAATGTGTGCTTTAATTAATGTTGAGGAACTTGTTGAAATGCTTAAAGCAGGTTTAGGCAGCAAGTGA
- a CDS encoding ParA family protein has translation MNIWTVANQKGGVGKTTTAVTLGGLLAQQGERVLLVDTDPHASLSYYFGIDSETLDNSIYDVFAQPEKYQGQALLDCLCLTKVPGLMVLPATMALATLDRKMGMESGKGLILKKALASIKRQFDYVVIDCPPILGVSMVNALACSNRIIVPVQTEHLALKGLDRMMRTLKIMRKTMPENIPISIIATMFDRRVNATIQAYTTLTEDYPEQLWRGFIPVDTKFRDASQAQVPASLFAPKCRGVFAYQKFLKDIANEG, from the coding sequence TTGAATATTTGGACAGTCGCGAATCAAAAAGGCGGCGTTGGTAAAACAACGACGGCCGTTACGCTTGGTGGGCTTTTAGCGCAGCAGGGCGAGCGAGTTTTGCTTGTTGATACAGATCCTCACGCTAGCCTAAGTTATTATTTTGGAATTGATTCAGAGACCCTCGATAACAGTATTTATGATGTTTTCGCTCAGCCAGAAAAATACCAAGGCCAAGCATTGCTAGACTGCCTCTGCTTAACCAAGGTACCTGGTTTGATGGTCCTGCCTGCGACCATGGCGCTAGCCACATTGGATCGTAAAATGGGCATGGAAAGTGGCAAAGGTTTGATACTGAAAAAGGCACTTGCGTCTATTAAACGTCAATTTGACTATGTAGTGATCGATTGCCCTCCCATATTAGGTGTGTCTATGGTAAATGCGCTTGCTTGCAGCAACCGTATCATCGTGCCAGTGCAAACAGAGCACTTGGCTCTTAAAGGATTGGATAGAATGATGCGTACCCTCAAGATTATGCGCAAAACAATGCCAGAAAACATTCCTATAAGTATCATCGCTACTATGTTTGATAGGCGCGTAAACGCAACAATTCAGGCTTATACAACGCTGACTGAGGATTATCCTGAGCAACTGTGGAGAGGATTCATCCCAGTTGACACTAAGTTCCGAGACGCCAGTCAAGCGCAGGTGCCAGCCTCTCTTTTCGCGCCAAAATGCAGAGGGGTTTTTGCCTACCAGAAGTTTTTGAAGGACATTGCAAATGAAGGATAA
- a CDS encoding protein-glutamate methylesterase/protein-glutamine glutaminase: MPYRVLIVDDSAFYRSRLTSVLEQDPSIQVVGHAVNGAEAVQKAIELKPDVITMDVEMPVMNGITAVAKIMQAAPTAILMFSSLTHAGAQVTLDALQAGAADFIPKKFDDISSERPEAILVIQRRVKALARSRRLGPNSDIKARITPDPAQTNKPDYSNFPARQPAFTKLQPSVSPLPASGKRYKLLFIGASTGGPVALQKVISDLPNHFPCPVILVQHMPGTFTAAFAERLDKYTELKVKLAEDNDRLEKGTIYLAQGGKQIQVTGVGAFAKISITDAPKERAFIYHPCIDFAMESLVSAFSGDVLSIILTGMGADGAEGSKLLKAKGATIWAQDENSSVVYGMPKAVAESGSCDRVIPLENIARHIITEMNL; the protein is encoded by the coding sequence ATGCCATATCGAGTGTTGATAGTTGATGATTCTGCGTTTTATCGAAGTCGCTTAACATCAGTTTTAGAGCAAGACCCCAGTATTCAAGTTGTCGGGCATGCCGTTAATGGTGCAGAAGCAGTTCAAAAAGCCATAGAACTCAAGCCTGACGTGATTACAATGGACGTCGAAATGCCGGTGATGAATGGTATCACCGCTGTTGCCAAAATAATGCAGGCGGCGCCTACCGCAATTTTAATGTTTTCTTCACTCACACACGCAGGTGCACAGGTCACTCTTGATGCTTTGCAAGCCGGTGCCGCTGACTTTATTCCTAAAAAATTTGACGACATCAGCAGTGAAAGGCCAGAAGCTATTCTAGTTATTCAACGACGGGTAAAAGCGTTAGCACGCAGTCGTCGGCTTGGCCCCAATAGTGATATAAAAGCTAGGATTACACCCGATCCAGCTCAAACAAACAAACCAGATTATAGCAACTTTCCAGCAAGGCAACCTGCATTCACTAAACTTCAGCCGTCGGTGTCCCCGTTACCTGCATCGGGTAAACGCTATAAACTGTTGTTCATTGGTGCTAGCACGGGTGGCCCTGTCGCATTGCAAAAAGTGATCAGCGACTTGCCGAATCATTTTCCTTGTCCAGTGATACTCGTTCAACACATGCCAGGCACGTTCACAGCTGCTTTTGCAGAGCGTCTCGACAAGTATACTGAATTGAAAGTGAAGCTGGCAGAAGATAACGATAGGCTTGAAAAAGGCACCATTTATCTCGCTCAGGGTGGCAAGCAAATTCAAGTCACAGGCGTTGGCGCTTTTGCTAAAATAAGCATAACTGACGCGCCGAAGGAGAGAGCCTTCATTTATCATCCCTGTATCGATTTTGCGATGGAGTCTCTAGTTTCGGCATTCTCTGGTGATGTACTAAGCATCATATTGACCGGAATGGGAGCTGATGGAGCCGAGGGTTCTAAATTGTTAAAAGCGAAAGGGGCAACAATTTGGGCCCAAGATGAAAATTCGAGTGTTGTTTACGGCATGCCGAAAGCCGTCGCAGAATCAGGAAGTTGTGATAGAGTTATTCCATTGGAAAACATTGCCCGACACATCATCACAGAAATGAACCTGTGA